A stretch of the Ferrimicrobium sp. genome encodes the following:
- a CDS encoding TIGR04053 family radical SAM/SPASM domain-containing protein, with protein MKTARDARYDQTPQLVFWETTKACPLACRHCRADAISCGLPDQLTTEEGIDLIDQIASFGQPSPILIMTGGDVLMRTDLDELIVAAKTRGVRVALAPAVSHLLSEERAEELRGLGVRSVSISLDGVGAVHDSIRGVDGHFAQTAEAIDRLTRWGFTVQINSTVMVDTVHELPQIVAFLVSKGIKIWEVFFVIEVGRGVSMLSLSPQENEDVANFLYDMSGYGLVVRTVEAPFFRRVVRERQEGNATTGPLYRELITEARRLLGAPVHANRVALASTRDGKGIIFVAHNGDVYPSGFLPVTLGSVREQSLVSIYRDNPLLGDIRGARFHGSCGSCDYRDLCGGSRSRAFATFGDPLSSDPACLMVDENDQRAVV; from the coding sequence ATGAAAACTGCACGAGATGCTCGTTACGATCAGACGCCACAACTGGTCTTTTGGGAGACCACGAAGGCGTGCCCGCTGGCTTGTCGACACTGTCGAGCGGATGCGATCTCTTGTGGCCTGCCCGATCAGCTCACCACCGAGGAGGGTATCGACCTTATCGATCAGATCGCTAGTTTTGGCCAGCCGAGTCCTATCTTGATCATGACCGGTGGCGATGTCTTGATGCGGACAGATCTCGATGAACTGATCGTCGCTGCCAAGACTCGTGGCGTGCGTGTTGCCCTCGCCCCTGCGGTGAGCCACCTGCTCTCAGAGGAACGGGCCGAAGAGTTGCGAGGGTTGGGTGTCCGATCGGTCTCCATCTCGCTCGATGGGGTTGGTGCGGTTCATGATTCGATTCGAGGGGTCGATGGCCACTTCGCGCAGACGGCGGAGGCAATCGACCGTCTCACTCGGTGGGGATTTACGGTACAGATCAACTCGACCGTCATGGTGGATACCGTTCATGAGCTGCCGCAGATCGTTGCGTTTCTTGTCTCGAAGGGTATCAAGATCTGGGAAGTCTTTTTTGTGATCGAGGTGGGTCGTGGTGTCTCGATGCTCTCGTTGTCTCCCCAGGAGAATGAGGATGTCGCCAACTTTCTCTATGACATGAGCGGCTATGGACTGGTGGTTCGTACCGTTGAGGCCCCCTTCTTTCGGAGGGTGGTTCGCGAACGTCAAGAGGGGAACGCAACGACCGGTCCTCTCTATAGAGAACTCATCACAGAGGCGCGACGCCTCCTCGGCGCTCCTGTGCACGCCAACCGTGTCGCCTTGGCCAGTACTCGCGACGGTAAAGGTATTATCTTTGTCGCTCACAACGGTGATGTGTATCCGTCCGGCTTCCTCCCGGTTACCCTTGGTTCGGTGCGTGAGCAGTCGCTCGTGTCGATCTATCGCGATAACCCGCTGTTAGGGGACATACGGGGAGCCCGGTTCCATGGGAGCTGTGGTAGTTGTGACTATCGCGACCTCTGCGGTGGCTCACGGTCGCGGGCCTTTGCCACGTTTGGAGATCCTCTTTCCTCCGATCCAGCCTGTTTGATGGTCGACGAAAACGACCAAAGGGCCGTCGTCTAA
- a CDS encoding MMPL family transporter: MNNSVPNNFFSKLGRGVLAHRRLVVIIWVLLFLAGGVAAGKVVNRLSYNFATPGQPGYVASQKILRHFGNGGQNPPAIAVITGVDNANTATVLHALTTVAQQYPSIRFVDSFNAPRLDLLQHGDEVVYLFGGPPTSLAPSTVPNQITAGLSHDLPTLHVALTGEAQLASAGKSSGFGVLAETIIAGIGALAILAFVFASVLAIIPLVIAAVSILATFLILLGLSYLTSVAFVVEFLVSLIGLGIAIDYSLLIVTRWREERGNGLANRDAILMSMATAGRSVALSGITVAVGLLALIVLPVPLLRSTGIGGVLIPIISIAVVLTLLPVLLSLVGERLDWPHRKIAKGGSPAWHRIGTFITGHAWPSLIFAGVLIIVFALPIFSIRLGQDQAGSQSSSTPAARTYHALLRAGYTPGILSPMEVIEGPSQAAHVTSMVRSTPGIVGAAHPTGLSGTRSGLADVIAIPNVETVNSANFAPVNALDSLAQHHPSIIGVAGLGPNDLDSTNAIYGQTPLMLGIIAILTFVLLSTALKSVILAIKAVIVNLFSLAATFGILTWFWQSGHLSKLIFGIPATGAITFWIPISTFAFLFGLSMDYEVFILTRIREEYDVTKSTRTAIINGLSRTGKLVTSAALILFLAFASLASAPITDIRVLATGLGIGILVDATIIRGIAVPALIQLFGRLNWWIPSWWPHREASTTSSPLVDVSATH; this comes from the coding sequence ATGAATAATTCAGTTCCGAATAATTTCTTTAGCAAACTGGGCCGCGGCGTGCTCGCCCATCGCCGCCTGGTGGTCATCATCTGGGTTCTGCTCTTCCTCGCTGGCGGTGTTGCCGCCGGCAAAGTGGTCAACCGACTGAGTTACAACTTTGCCACTCCCGGTCAACCTGGCTACGTGGCCTCGCAGAAGATCCTGCGCCACTTTGGCAACGGTGGCCAGAATCCACCAGCGATCGCCGTGATCACCGGCGTGGACAACGCCAACACAGCCACCGTTTTGCACGCCCTCACCACAGTCGCCCAACAGTACCCAAGCATTCGTTTTGTCGACTCCTTTAACGCGCCCCGCCTCGATCTGCTTCAGCACGGGGATGAGGTCGTCTACCTTTTCGGAGGGCCTCCCACCTCACTCGCCCCCTCCACAGTGCCGAATCAGATCACCGCTGGGCTCAGCCACGACCTCCCCACCCTGCACGTCGCACTCACCGGAGAGGCCCAACTCGCCTCCGCGGGTAAGAGTTCCGGGTTTGGCGTCTTAGCCGAGACGATCATCGCGGGGATCGGGGCACTGGCTATCCTCGCCTTCGTCTTTGCCTCGGTGCTGGCGATTATTCCCTTGGTGATCGCTGCGGTCTCCATCTTGGCCACTTTTCTCATCCTCCTCGGCCTTAGCTACCTCACTTCGGTGGCGTTTGTGGTCGAGTTTCTCGTCTCGCTCATCGGTCTCGGTATCGCCATCGACTACTCGCTGCTCATCGTCACGCGCTGGCGCGAAGAACGAGGCAATGGTCTTGCCAATCGAGACGCGATCTTGATGTCGATGGCGACTGCTGGACGGTCCGTCGCACTCTCTGGCATCACCGTCGCGGTGGGCCTCCTTGCGCTGATCGTGCTGCCAGTGCCACTGTTGCGGTCCACAGGGATCGGTGGAGTGTTGATCCCGATCATCTCGATCGCCGTGGTGCTTACCCTGTTACCGGTACTCCTCTCGCTTGTCGGTGAACGCCTCGACTGGCCCCATCGAAAGATCGCCAAAGGAGGCTCTCCTGCGTGGCATCGAATCGGCACCTTCATCACTGGCCATGCCTGGCCCTCGTTAATCTTCGCCGGTGTGCTCATCATCGTCTTTGCACTGCCAATCTTTAGCATTCGACTGGGACAGGATCAGGCGGGGAGCCAATCGAGCTCAACTCCTGCCGCTCGTACCTATCATGCACTCCTGCGTGCAGGGTATACGCCGGGCATCCTGTCGCCGATGGAGGTCATCGAAGGACCGAGTCAGGCCGCGCATGTGACCTCCATGGTGCGATCGACCCCCGGGATCGTTGGAGCCGCGCATCCAACTGGCCTATCAGGCACCCGGAGCGGACTCGCCGATGTCATTGCCATTCCGAACGTCGAAACCGTCAACTCCGCCAACTTCGCTCCCGTCAATGCACTGGACTCACTCGCCCAGCACCACCCCTCCATTATCGGAGTGGCCGGGCTCGGGCCCAACGACCTCGACTCCACCAACGCCATCTATGGGCAAACACCACTGATGCTCGGCATCATCGCCATTTTGACGTTCGTCTTACTTTCGACAGCGCTCAAGAGTGTCATCCTTGCCATCAAGGCAGTGATCGTCAACCTCTTCTCGCTTGCGGCCACCTTCGGCATTCTCACCTGGTTCTGGCAATCCGGTCATCTCTCCAAACTCATCTTTGGTATTCCCGCCACCGGTGCCATCACCTTTTGGATCCCGATCTCGACCTTTGCCTTCCTCTTCGGCCTTTCGATGGACTACGAGGTCTTCATTCTCACGCGCATCCGAGAAGAGTACGATGTGACCAAATCAACACGAACAGCGATCATCAACGGTCTCTCAAGGACAGGCAAACTGGTGACGAGCGCTGCACTCATCCTGTTCCTCGCCTTCGCCTCCCTGGCCTCCGCACCCATCACCGATATCCGCGTGCTGGCCACTGGTCTTGGGATCGGCATCCTCGTCGATGCCACCATCATCAGAGGGATCGCTGTCCCCGCATTGATTCAGCTCTTTGGGCGCCTCAACTGGTGGATACCGTCTTGGTGGCCACACCGCGAAGCCAGTACTACCTCGTCGCCCCTGGTTGACGTGTCCGCAACCCACTAA
- a CDS encoding MarR family transcriptional regulator produces MVTNRDRDELRPFGESVAFMLSFLGAMETQRFHSLMTSLSLEPRSFGVLRVLAEVGPLTQHRLAEHAHVPASTLVALLDDLEADGLIARSPHPGDRRAHQVLLTTHGREVIDRATALAWRHEEAVTAGFSPVERQGLLVALSRILHNLNGP; encoded by the coding sequence ATGGTGACCAACCGTGATCGTGACGAACTGCGCCCCTTTGGTGAGAGTGTCGCTTTTATGTTGTCGTTTCTCGGAGCCATGGAGACGCAGCGCTTTCACTCCTTGATGACCTCCCTCTCCCTGGAACCTCGCAGCTTTGGTGTCCTTCGCGTCCTCGCCGAGGTCGGGCCGCTCACCCAGCATCGCCTTGCTGAGCACGCCCACGTCCCGGCGAGTACCCTGGTCGCCCTGCTCGATGATCTCGAGGCTGACGGCCTCATCGCGCGTAGTCCTCATCCGGGTGATCGGCGTGCCCATCAGGTGCTCTTGACCACGCACGGGCGTGAGGTGATCGATCGGGCAACCGCGCTCGCCTGGCGTCACGAGGAGGCGGTCACAGCCGGCTTTTCACCCGTGGAGCGCCAAGGGTTGCTGGTGGCACTCTCCAGGATCCTTCACAACCTCAACGGGCCGTAA